AACGAAACCGCTTGGCTACGATCTCCTGGGAGGGCGACTCGTGGAAGGTCCTCAAGTCATGGCCGAAGGCGATCCAATGGGATTTCGGCAACTCGTTACGCGAGATGCAGAACGGGCGGCCAGCGAAATTAAATGTTCGGCCTATGCAGTCCATCGGTGCAGGCGTGTTCGAGCTGAAAGACTCCGACGAAAAGACCTGGTATCGGATGGTGTATTTAGCCCGCATCGAAGACACGATCTACGTGCTGGACTGCTTTGAAAAAGACACTGCCAAAACCGAGCGCAAGGATTTGAATACCGCTACGAGCCGGTTGTCGCAGGTGAAGCAAAGGATTCTGGAGGAACGGAAACGT
This is a stretch of genomic DNA from Granulicella sp. WH15. It encodes these proteins:
- a CDS encoding type II toxin-antitoxin system RelE/ParE family toxin codes for the protein MPPTERNRLATISWEGDSWKVLKSWPKAIQWDFGNSLREMQNGRPAKLNVRPMQSIGAGVFELKDSDEKTWYRMVYLARIEDTIYVLDCFEKDTAKTERKDLNTATSRLSQVKQRILEERKREKRKQ